Proteins co-encoded in one Malus sylvestris chromosome 7, drMalSylv7.2, whole genome shotgun sequence genomic window:
- the LOC126630219 gene encoding serine/arginine-rich splicing factor SR30-like has translation MREVENLFLNYGSIVDSDLKIPPRPPGYASVEYEDPRDADDAIYGRDGYDFDGFRLRVKLAHGGRHSSSHRSSSYSRSSSSHGASWRFDYRGLVTRLPPTASWQDLKGRALIAWSLLFFYQE, from the coding sequence ATGAGAGAAGTTGAAAATTTGTTCTTGAATTATGGGTCTATTGTTGACAGTGATCTCAAAATCCCTCCAAGACCGCCAGGTTATGCTTCTGTTGAGTATGAAGATCCTCGTGATGCTGATGATGCAATTTATGGCCGAGATGGGTACGACTTTGATGGGTTTCGTTTACGGGTTAAACTAGCACATGGCGGACGGCACTCCTCGTCACATCGTTCCAGCAGTTACAGTCGTAGTAGCAGCAGCCATGGTGCTTCTTGGCGCTTTGACTATCGTGGGCTGGTCACTAGATTGCCTCCTACTGCTTCGTGGCAGGATCTGAAGGGAAGAGCTCTGATTGCTTGgagtcttctatttttttatcaagAATAA
- the LOC126629955 gene encoding zinc finger CCCH domain-containing protein 40-like, translating into MAHRLLRNVEADGWERSDFPIICESCLGDNPYVRMTRADYDKECKICTRPFTVFRWRPGRDARFKKSEICQTCSKLKNVCQVCLLDLEYGLPVQVRDTALAISSDDAIPKSDVNREFFAEEHDRKARAGIDYESSYGKARPSDTILKLQRTTPYYKRNRAHVCSFYIRGECTRGAECPYRHEMPITGELSQQNIKDRYYGVNDPVAMKLLNKAGEMPSLEPPEDGSIRTLYVGGLDARISEQDLRDQFYAHGEIESVRMVLQRACAFVTYTTREGAEKAAEELSNKLVVKGLRLKLMWGRPQAPKQESEGMVEARQQAVAHSGLLPRAVISQQQNQSQDPAAPVHYYNMPPPPSQERSFYPSMDPQRMGALIPSKEGAPSGATGSGERSSASERQQHGQHYAFQNMAQPHNQYRQQFYPPPYGYMPPPAPQYQQHPPQYNSAVPPPPSLPMNQQYQNSATPGPAPSGSTSSGSAPSSSGPSESTPSGSGSAPTGSSAQ; encoded by the exons ATGGCACACAGGTTGCTTAGGAATGTGGAGGCGGATGGTTGGGAACGATCAGATTTTCCCATCATCTGTGAGTCATGCTTAGGCGACAATCCCTACGTACGGATGACACGAGCTGATTATGACAAGGAGTGCAAGATTTGCACGCGTCCGTTCACAGTTTTCAGGTGGAGGCCTGGTCGTGATGCGCGATTTAAGAAGTCGGAGATTTGCCAGACGTGCAGTAAGTTGAAAAACGTTTGTCAAGTTTGCCTCTTGGATCTGGAATACGGTTTGCCAGTTCAGGTTCGAGATACTGCTCTAGCCATCAGTTCTGATGATGCCATTCCAAAGAGTGATGTAAATAGGGAGTTTTTCGCCGAGGAGCACGACCGTAAG GCTAGAGCTGGTATAGATTACGAATCTTCATATGGAAAGGCACGGCCCAGTGACACTATTCTGAAGCTTCAAAGAACAACGCCCTATTACAAAAGGAACAGAGCACATGTCTGCAGTTTTTACATTCGTGGTGAGTGCACAAGAGGTGCTGAGTGCCCTTACAGACACGAGATGCCCATAACTGGGGAGTTGTCGCAGCAAAACATCAAAGATCGTTACTATGG AGTCAATGATCCAGTGGCAATGAAGCTTCTTAACAAGGCCGGAGAGATGCCCTCCTTGGAACCTCCTGAGGATGGAAGCATAAGAACCTTATACGTGGGTGGGCTTGATGCGAGAATTTCTGAGCAGGATTTGAGGGATCAGTTTTATGCTCATGGTGAAATAGAATCTGTTAGGATGGTACTTCAACGAGCATGTGCGTTTGTAACCTACACAACAAGAGAAGGTGCAGAAAAGGCTGCAGAAGAACTCTCTAACAAACTGGTAGTAAAGGGTTTGAGGTTAAAGTTAATGTGGGGTAGGCCCCAAGCACCAAAACAGGAATCAGAGGGCATGGTTGAAGCGAGGCAGCAGGCGGTGGCTCATAGTGGTTTGTTGCCTCGAGCAGTCATATCTCAACAACAGAACCAATCACAAGACCCAGCTGCGCCTGTGCACTACTACAACATGCCGCCTCCACCTTCACAGGAGAGATCATTCTATCCATCCATGGATCCTCAAAGAATGGGTGCCCTTATTCCATCCAAGGAAGGGGCTCCTAGTGGGGCCACAGGGTCAGGAGAGCGCAGTTCTGCTTCAGAGAGGCAGCAACATGGTCAGCATTATGCTTTTCAGAACATGGCTCAACCACATAACCAATATCGTCAGCAGTTTTATCCTCCTCCATATGGGTATATGCCTCCACCAGCACCACAGTACCAGCAACACCCTCCGCAATATAATTCTGCAGTGCCGCCGCCACCATCCTTGCCAATGAACCAACAGTATCAGAATTCTGCAACACCAGGGCCAGCACCCTCAGGTTCTACGTCCTCGGGATCTGCACCTTCAAGTTCTGGACCTTCGGAATCTACTCCATCTGGATCTGGGTCTGCACCAACGGGTTCTTCAGCGCAGTAA